In a single window of the Acyrthosiphon pisum isolate AL4f chromosome X, pea_aphid_22Mar2018_4r6ur, whole genome shotgun sequence genome:
- the LOC115033332 gene encoding zinc finger protein 233-like → MEKKSYPCDVCDKSFNRSGNLTNHRRTHTGEKPYTCDVCDKSFSRSSNLTNHRRTHTGEKPYTCDVCDKSFSQSSHLKNHRRTHTGEKPYTCDVCDKSFSQSSHLKNHRRTHTGEKPYTCDVCDKSFSESGHLMRHRRTHTGEKPYACDVCDKSFNQNSHLMTHRRTHFSENCNLMVHKRTHIAH, encoded by the coding sequence ATGGAGAAGAAATCTTACCCATGCGATGTTTGTGACAAGTCGTTTAACCGAAGTGGAAATTTGACGAAtcatcgacgcacgcacactggcgaaaaaccatacacgtgtgatgtatgcgacaagtcgttcagCCGAAGTAGCAATTTGACGAAtcatcgacgcacgcacaccGGCGAAAAACCATACacgtgcgatgtatgcgacaagtcgttcagCCAAAGTAGCCATTTGAAGAAtcatcgacgcacgcacaccggcgaaaaaccgtacacgtgcgatgtatgcgacaagtcgttcagCCAAAGTAGCCATTTGAAGAAtcatcgacgcacgcacaccGGCGAAAAACCGTACACGTGCGATGTATGTGACAAGTCGTTCAGTGAAAGTGGCCATTTGATGAGacatcgacgcacgcacactggcgaaaaaccatacgcgtgtgatgtatgcgacaagtcgtttAACCAAAATAGCCATTTGATGACACATCGACGCACACATTTCtctgaaaattgtaatttgatgGTACACAAGCGGACGCATATAGCACACTGA